One Jeotgalibaca porci genomic region harbors:
- the flgC gene encoding flagellar basal body rod protein FlgC has product MAVFDALHISSSGLSLERLKLDTFSTNIANVNTTRTEEGGPYQRKSIVFEEALKSSSSQFNLNNQKSFGVRTTEIATDETVVMTYDPSHPDANAEGYVASSNVNMADEMVNMMNTIRAYEANATALEAGKDMLKQALLISAK; this is encoded by the coding sequence ATGGCAGTTTTTGATGCATTACATATTAGCTCCAGCGGGTTAAGTTTAGAACGCTTGAAATTGGATACGTTTTCTACAAATATCGCGAATGTGAATACAACGCGTACAGAAGAAGGCGGTCCGTATCAAAGAAAATCGATTGTGTTTGAGGAAGCGCTTAAAAGCAGTTCGAGTCAATTTAACTTAAACAACCAAAAAAGTTTTGGAGTACGAACAACAGAAATCGCGACTGATGAGACGGTCGTGATGACTTACGACCCTTCACACCCCGATGCCAATGCAGAAGGCTATGTGGCTTCATCCAATGTAAATATGGCAGATGAGATGGTTAATATGATGAACACGATTCGCGCTTATGAAGCGAACGCAACAGCTCTAGAGGCTGGTAAAGACATGCTGAAACAAGCATTGCTGATTTCGGCTAAGTAG
- the flgB gene encoding flagellar basal body rod protein FlgB translates to MTNINLNLLKNAIEASSLRQDAINSNIANINTDNYKTNQVAFETLLSKSVHGVTINKTQEQHLGSSNIADIKPIVSKRTGTSVKENGNNVDLDMEMVNLAENSLYYQALISQLNGQYSRLKTIIGG, encoded by the coding sequence ATGACAAATATCAACCTAAACCTCTTGAAAAATGCAATCGAAGCATCATCATTAAGACAAGATGCAATTAATAGTAATATCGCTAATATAAACACAGATAACTACAAAACGAATCAGGTAGCATTCGAAACGCTCCTGTCTAAATCCGTTCATGGCGTGACCATCAATAAGACTCAAGAACAACATTTGGGAAGCAGTAACATCGCAGATATTAAACCGATTGTGAGTAAGCGCACAGGGACCTCTGTGAAAGAAAATGGCAACAACGTAGATTTGGACATGGAAATGGTGAACCTCGCAGAGAATTCATTGTACTATCAAGCACTCATTAGTCAGCTGAATGGTCAGTATTCACGATTGAAAACAATTATAGGTGGATAG
- the fliS gene encoding flagellar export chaperone FliS has translation MYNKNAKNMYQQNQILTASPKKLVSLLFEGSIKNLSLAKIFIEKNDFEQANKTLQKHQNIIVELQSTLNFEEGGEVAKSLDTMYTYLYEQAMLANVQKDVTIIDNSIKIVKELLESWNQI, from the coding sequence ATGTATAATAAAAATGCAAAAAACATGTATCAACAGAATCAAATTTTAACTGCTTCACCAAAAAAATTAGTCTCGCTGTTATTTGAAGGAAGTATTAAAAACTTATCATTAGCCAAGATTTTTATAGAGAAAAACGACTTTGAACAAGCGAATAAAACGCTTCAAAAACATCAAAATATTATTGTAGAATTACAAAGTACGCTTAATTTTGAAGAAGGCGGAGAAGTGGCCAAAAGTCTAGACACGATGTATACCTACTTATATGAACAAGCAATGCTTGCGAACGTTCAAAAAGATGTCACAATTATCGACAACTCTATCAAAATTGTCAAGGAATTATTAGAATCTTGGAACCAAATTTAA
- the fliD gene encoding flagellar filament capping protein FliD, whose translation MASSMNIMGTYSGITMETVEQLISAESGKLTKFTGEQTSLKAEQSAWKDVQTRLTNLTDKMNALTKPAAFDAKKVKLSQEGKFTLSASPAALSGDFSIEVKQLATRTQVIGNKLELAEDTKLSSAWGKAGDLKIGIAGKDAQTITISETDSIESVIDRINESTKESGVSAVIIDNHVVLQSADLGNKKINIGGTVASDLGLDIVGSNNITHMRGNKLELAEDTKLTSAWGKAGDLTIGISGKEAQTLPISEKDSIKSVIDRINESTKESGVSAVIIDNHVVLQIEDLGDKTITIGGTLANDLGLANLKPNQVTQGKQASVIVNGIAITRDTNTISDIMEGVTLTLQATTTEAVTAKVTDDLEASTKLVQDFVDQYNSTMTFISTQLDVGDPSQENNKTGALAGDGSIMRLQSQLRGLLTQPVANGNAGNNTATAIGISVDRSGKATLDKSKLETALKENSKIVSDLFNYTVETTSEAADGTTVTKKDEVGMAQKFSTLLNSFTDSKEGIIATKNETYDKMIKDLDKRITVFNERLDAKRERYIKQFTALDIAMMEAESQINYLMSQVSSSNGNNK comes from the coding sequence ATGGCAAGTTCAATGAACATCATGGGAACCTATTCGGGGATTACCATGGAAACGGTGGAACAATTAATCTCAGCGGAATCAGGGAAGCTTACTAAATTTACAGGAGAACAAACGTCTCTAAAAGCTGAACAGTCAGCTTGGAAAGATGTGCAAACACGTTTGACGAATCTTACCGACAAAATGAATGCTCTAACGAAACCAGCGGCGTTTGATGCAAAGAAAGTGAAGCTTTCTCAGGAAGGAAAGTTCACTTTAAGTGCGAGTCCAGCTGCTCTTTCAGGTGATTTTTCAATCGAAGTGAAACAGCTCGCAACCCGTACGCAAGTCATCGGAAATAAACTAGAACTGGCTGAAGACACAAAATTGAGTAGTGCTTGGGGTAAAGCAGGTGATTTAAAGATTGGTATCGCTGGTAAAGATGCCCAAACAATTACGATTTCAGAAACAGACAGTATTGAGTCAGTTATTGACCGCATTAATGAATCAACCAAAGAGAGCGGCGTTTCTGCGGTTATTATTGATAACCATGTGGTTCTTCAAAGTGCGGATTTAGGTAATAAAAAAATTAACATCGGCGGGACAGTGGCAAGCGACTTAGGCTTAGATATCGTAGGATCAAATAACATTACTCACATGAGAGGAAATAAACTAGAGCTAGCTGAAGATACAAAATTGACTAGTGCTTGGGGTAAAGCTGGCGATTTAACGATTGGTATCAGCGGTAAAGAAGCCCAAACGCTTCCGATTTCAGAAAAAGACAGCATTAAGTCAGTTATTGATCGTATTAATGAATCTACAAAAGAGAGCGGCGTTTCCGCGGTTATTATTGATAACCATGTGGTTCTTCAAATTGAGGATTTAGGGGATAAAACAATTACTATTGGCGGTACACTGGCGAATGATTTAGGTCTCGCTAATCTGAAGCCGAACCAAGTCACACAAGGGAAACAAGCTTCTGTCATCGTAAACGGCATTGCTATTACGCGTGATACCAACACGATTTCCGATATTATGGAAGGTGTGACATTGACTCTGCAAGCGACTACGACAGAGGCAGTCACAGCCAAAGTAACCGACGATTTAGAAGCTAGTACGAAGCTTGTACAAGATTTTGTCGATCAATATAACTCGACGATGACCTTTATTTCAACGCAATTGGATGTAGGTGATCCTTCACAGGAAAATAATAAAACGGGGGCCCTTGCGGGAGACGGCAGTATCATGCGTCTACAATCACAATTACGCGGTCTATTAACCCAACCTGTTGCGAATGGTAACGCGGGGAATAATACTGCGACCGCAATCGGTATCAGTGTAGATCGTAGCGGTAAAGCAACGTTGGATAAATCTAAACTCGAAACAGCTTTAAAAGAGAACAGCAAGATTGTTTCCGATTTGTTTAACTATACGGTTGAAACAACGTCAGAAGCAGCCGACGGAACAACGGTTACGAAAAAAGACGAAGTGGGTATGGCACAAAAATTCAGTACATTGCTTAATAGCTTTACGGACTCTAAAGAAGGAATCATTGCGACTAAAAATGAAACCTATGACAAAATGATTAAAGATTTAGACAAACGCATTACCGTCTTTAATGAACGACTAGATGCGAAACGTGAACGTTATATTAAACAATTCACTGCTTTGGATATTGCGATGATGGAAGCAGAGTCACAAATAAATTACCTCATGAGTCAAGTCAGTTCATCAAATGGTAATAATAAATAG
- a CDS encoding flagellar protein FlaG: MERITHVNRILFDAKQNYLEKNVAPNKKNQADDKEVFNETTDLKRIVSEANKYVVGLNTEFSIETHEGTNRTIVKMIDLQTHEVIKEFPPEEMLNVIAGIWEQAGILVDRTE; the protein is encoded by the coding sequence ATGGAACGGATCACACATGTTAACCGAATTTTATTTGATGCCAAACAGAATTATTTAGAAAAGAACGTCGCACCTAATAAAAAGAATCAAGCAGATGATAAAGAAGTCTTTAATGAAACGACTGATTTAAAAAGAATTGTCAGTGAAGCCAATAAATATGTGGTAGGCTTAAACACAGAATTTTCAATCGAGACACATGAAGGCACCAATCGCACCATTGTCAAAATGATTGATTTACAAACACACGAAGTAATCAAAGAATTTCCACCTGAAGAAATGCTGAATGTAATTGCAGGTATTTGGGAACAAGCAGGTATTTTAGTGGATAGAACGGAGTGA
- a CDS encoding flagellin N-terminal helical domain-containing protein gives MRINTNISAMNTYSRLGAANASKSGSLAKLSSGLRINKAGDDAAGLSISEKMKNQISGLTQATRNAQDGISLIQTAEGALNETHSILNRMRDLSVQAGNETNSVDDLSAIQDELTALTSEIDRIATTTKFNGKQLLADEESVSLQIGADTNEKDKLEVKLKNMTSKALLDNKVSLGKKAEDDDVVAEVKEEVDGDGKVTKPGVKGVALGDFMPAAKVGEKTAADTAIEAIDGAIKKVSEQRSNLGATQNRLEHTINNLTTTKENLSEANSRIRDVDMAEEMMSFTKSNILSQAATSMLAQANQMPQGVLQLLQ, from the coding sequence ATGAGAATTAATACAAATATTTCCGCAATGAACACATACTCACGTCTAGGCGCAGCTAACGCTTCTAAATCTGGATCTTTAGCTAAACTATCTTCAGGTCTACGTATCAACAAAGCTGGGGACGATGCAGCAGGTCTTTCTATCTCAGAGAAAATGAAAAACCAAATCTCTGGTTTGACACAAGCAACTCGTAATGCTCAAGATGGTATTTCTTTAATCCAAACTGCAGAAGGCGCTTTGAACGAAACACACTCAATCTTGAATCGTATGCGTGATCTTTCTGTACAAGCAGGAAACGAAACAAACAGTGTCGACGACTTGTCAGCTATTCAAGATGAGTTGACTGCATTGACTTCAGAAATTGACAGAATTGCTACAACTACAAAATTTAATGGTAAACAACTATTAGCTGACGAAGAAAGTGTATCTTTACAAATTGGTGCAGATACTAATGAAAAAGATAAGCTAGAAGTTAAACTCAAAAACATGACTTCTAAAGCGCTTCTTGATAACAAAGTTTCTTTAGGTAAAAAAGCAGAAGATGACGATGTGGTAGCAGAGGTAAAAGAGGAAGTTGATGGAGACGGTAAAGTTACCAAACCGGGTGTAAAAGGTGTTGCACTAGGAGATTTTATGCCAGCTGCTAAAGTAGGAGAAAAAACTGCAGCAGATACAGCTATTGAGGCAATTGACGGAGCAATTAAAAAAGTTTCTGAGCAACGCTCAAACCTAGGCGCTACACAAAACCGTCTAGAACACACAATCAACAACCTAACTACAACAAAAGAAAACCTATCTGAAGCTAACTCACGTATCCGTGACGTTGATATGGCTGAAGAAATGATGTCATTCACGAAATCAAACATCCTTTCTCAAGCAGCTACATCCATGCTTGCGCAAGCTAACCAAATGCCACAAGGCGTATTGCAACTATTGCAATAA
- a CDS encoding methyl-accepting chemotaxis protein — translation MAKEESKKLVLKKNLSGMLMPYVLGMTALPMIALFLFMHFVTNDWRYNLIAILLASGIVMAIAYTLSNKIIKLVANMLTGSFLRVSEGDLTTQFSLTDYKNFTGKTNPATHYTDPNEFENITAAFSDMVAHFSELIGNIQSGSNNTFTMANELVEMSHQTTIATEEVASTILSVTEETNAQLFETQKMTQDATVLADLLTNMEAVIVKIGNYMDETNTANGVNERSVKSVSESWKQVNDEMAVLMTSIYDVTNAVKEVETMTQTISAIADQTNLLALNASIEAARAGEHGRGFAVVADEVRKLAEQSNTASNNIHSIIQTIAVKSDEMLTNVKGTTELGGQQTEMVQKALDTSITVSDKILLVAEQIAGLFMMADEINEKRSSLVASTDEILQGAEENAASIEEVSANTEEILATIEEMSSNIQQMMQASGSLKSQANLFLAEVDEEASMERVERIAKRAQVTALTGEMELQN, via the coding sequence ATGGCAAAAGAAGAAAGTAAAAAATTGGTACTCAAGAAAAACTTAAGCGGGATGTTAATGCCATATGTTTTGGGGATGACAGCTCTGCCGATGATCGCGTTATTTCTTTTTATGCACTTTGTTACCAATGATTGGCGCTACAACCTGATCGCAATTTTACTAGCTTCAGGTATCGTAATGGCAATCGCATATACGCTTTCAAATAAAATAATTAAATTGGTTGCAAATATGTTAACGGGTAGCTTTTTACGGGTAAGTGAAGGAGATTTGACGACACAGTTTAGTCTAACTGACTATAAAAATTTTACTGGAAAAACAAATCCGGCTACTCACTACACGGATCCGAATGAATTTGAGAATATTACCGCTGCCTTTTCTGATATGGTGGCACATTTCAGTGAACTGATTGGAAATATTCAAAGTGGTTCCAATAATACGTTCACGATGGCAAATGAACTAGTGGAAATGTCTCACCAAACAACAATTGCAACTGAAGAAGTTGCCTCAACAATTTTATCTGTAACCGAAGAAACGAATGCACAATTATTTGAAACGCAAAAAATGACGCAAGATGCGACAGTACTAGCTGATTTACTAACTAATATGGAAGCTGTTATCGTAAAAATTGGGAACTATATGGATGAAACGAACACAGCTAACGGCGTAAATGAGCGCAGTGTGAAGAGTGTAAGTGAAAGCTGGAAACAAGTAAACGATGAAATGGCTGTTTTGATGACAAGTATCTACGACGTAACGAATGCCGTTAAAGAAGTTGAAACGATGACACAAACAATCAGTGCCATTGCGGATCAAACCAACTTATTGGCGTTAAATGCTTCCATCGAAGCAGCACGTGCCGGTGAGCATGGTCGCGGCTTTGCGGTTGTAGCGGATGAAGTCCGAAAATTGGCTGAACAAAGTAATACAGCTTCAAATAACATTCATAGTATTATTCAAACCATTGCAGTGAAATCAGACGAAATGCTAACCAATGTCAAAGGAACGACGGAGCTTGGCGGTCAACAAACGGAAATGGTTCAAAAAGCGTTAGATACGAGTATCACGGTATCCGATAAGATTCTTCTTGTAGCTGAACAAATTGCCGGTCTGTTTATGATGGCAGATGAAATCAATGAGAAGAGAAGCAGCTTGGTCGCAAGTACAGACGAAATCCTGCAAGGTGCAGAAGAAAATGCGGCTAGCATAGAAGAAGTATCAGCCAACACCGAAGAAATCCTGGCAACCATTGAAGAAATGTCTTCGAATATTCAACAAATGATGCAAGCTTCCGGCAGCTTAAAAAGCCAAGCCAACCTCTTCTTAGCCGAAGTTGACGAAGAAGCAAGTATGGAGCGGGTTGAGCGGATTGCCAAGCGTGCGCAAGTAACTGCGTTAACGGGCGAAATGGAATTACAAAATTAA